Proteins from a genomic interval of Gadus macrocephalus chromosome 2, ASM3116895v1:
- the LOC132449995 gene encoding heparan sulfate glucosamine 3-O-sulfotransferase 6-like, whose protein sequence is MGCSGCRVRFNLGKAVLPKVSVFFTMLLVFTYLFYCLAGVCDSVPRTLYSHQSPDGDYDDKTRGLDNPRSQALLRSHLAEELVSRWNGTDSAESALGDAEQRGAVEAPGQQLPSPRQIYDGTTEDGGNGIPVSNTFGTKKIPQAIIIGVKKGGTRALLEFLRIHPDVRAVGAEPHFFDRFYDKGLEWYRSLMPRTLDGQITMEKTPSYFVTKEAPARVRNMNSDTKLIVVVRDPVTRAISDYTQTLSKNPGLPSFQSLALRNATTGLIDTTWSAVRIGLYARHLENWLQHFPLSRLLFVSGERLVSDPAGEMGRVQDFLGLKRVVSDKHFYFNQTKGFPCLKKPEGSSRPRCLGKSKGRPHPQIPSEVLQRLRDFYRPFNHRFYQMSGQDFGWE, encoded by the exons ATGGGATGTAGCGGATGCAGAGTCAGGTTCAACTTGGGCAAAGCAGTGCTGCCCAAAGTGTCCGTGTTCTTTACCATGCTCCTCGTCTTCACATACTTATTTTACTGCCTTGCCGGTGTTTGTGATTCAGTGCCAAGAACTTTATACAGCCATCAATCGCCAGACGGGGATTATGACGATAAAACCCGCGGACTTGACAACCCGCGATCCCAAGCGCTTCTTCGGTCGCACCTTGCGGAAGAGCTGGTGTCCCGGTGGAACGGCACGGACTCTGCGGAGAGTGCGCTCGGCGACGCGGAACAGCGCGGGGCAGTAGAAGCACCTGGCCAACAACTACCCAGTCCAAGACAGATTTATGACGGGACCACAGAGGACGGGGGTAACGGCATCCCCGTGTCGAATACATTCGGGACCAAGAAAATCCCCCAAGCGATCATAATCGGCGTCAAGAAAGGTGGAACGCGCGCGCTGCTTGAGTTTCTCCGCATCCACCCGGACGTGAGAGCGGTGGGGGCAGAGCCGCACTTCTTCGACCGCTTTTATGATAAGGGTCTTGAGTGGTACAG GAGCTTGATGCCCCGGACTCTGGATGGCCAGATCACCATGGAGAAGACCCCCAGCTACTTCGTGACCAAGGAGGCGCCGGCCCGCGTCCGCAACATGAACAGTGACACCAAGCTCATCGTGGTGGTCCGGGACCCTGTGACCCGCGCCATCTCCGACTACACCCAGACCCTGTCCAAGAACCCGGGCCTTCCCAGCTTCCAGAGCCTAGCCCTGAGGAACGCCACCACGGGCCTGATCGACACCACCTGGAGCGCCGTGCGCATCGGCCTCTACGCCAGGCACCTTGAGAACTGGCTGCAGCACTTCCCCTTGTCCCGCCTCCTATTCGTCAGTGGCGAGCGTCTGGTGTCCGACCCGGCGGGGGAGATGGGACGCGTACAGGACTTCCTGGGGCTGAAGAGGGTTGTGTCGGACAAGCACTTCTACTTCAACCAGACCAAGGGCTTCCCGTGCCTGAAGAAGCCAGAGGGGAGCAGCAGACCGCGGTGCCTGGGGAAGTCCAAGGGCAGGCCCCATCCCCAGATCCCCTCAGAGGTCTTGCAGAGACTCAGGGACTTCTACCGGCCCTTCAACCACAGGTTCTACCAGATGAGTGGACAGGACTTTGGCTGGGAGTAA